The nucleotide window GCGAATGCGATCTTCATTCTGTGTGCTCCTTGAGGTAGATCAGGCGCCGGCCGCGACGACAGGAATGTTCACTTCCCGCGCCGGATCGCGCGCGGCCAGATCGATCGCGGTCTGCGGCAACGGCCAGTCGCCCGGATGGTGATGCGCAATCTGCTCGATCATCAGATTGGCGATCTCGAAGATCAGGTTCATCGTGCCGCGGTAGCCGACGTAGCGGCGATGCGCGTTGCCGACCCGGTCGAACACGGGAAAGCCGATCCGCAACAGCGGCTTTTGCAGATGCGCGGCCATCTGGCGGCCGTGCGAATGGGTGATCAGCAGGTCGCAGTCCGTCGCGGCCCGTTCCATGTCTTCGAGATCGCCGATCACGACCCGTTCGGCGGGCAGCAACGCGTGCGCGGGCGAGCGCGTGGTGCTGATGCAGCAGTGCAATTGCGCGCCCATTTCGTGCAGCAGGCAACCGAGCGCAAGCAGCAGATCGGGCTCCGCGCCGATCGCGACCTTGATGCCGCCGGTGTGGAAATGCCCGTCGAGCATCGCGTCGAGCAACTGGCTGCGCTGCCGCCGGTATTTCGCGGGAACCGGCCGCCCGGAGCGCTGCGACAGCAATTGCAGCAGGCGGTCGTTGGGTTCGAGTCCCGTGAGCCGCTCGAAGATGTCGAACGGTGTGCCGGCGATCGCCTGCAGCGCGAGCGCGCCGTCACGCGTCTGCTCGCCGACGCCGATCGTGAACGCCGACGCGCCGGCGGCCCGGATCTGCGCGAGCGTGGTGCCGCCCAGCGTGGTGCCGCGCCAGTCCGGCGCGATGTGACCGTCGAGCGAACCGGAAATGTCGGGCAGCACAATCACGTCGAAGCCGAACGCTTCGATGATCTCGCGCAGTTCGTCGATGTCGCCGGGCGACAGATGGCTGCCCGGCAGCAGCGTGACCTGACTGGCCACCTTGGGCAGCGGCTTGACGAGCGCCTTGACGATGCCGGCGACCGCGTGCCGGTAGCCGTCTTCGAATGCACCGACATAGTCGGGGGTCGACACGTACACGATTTCGGTGTCGTCGAGCTCAGGCTTGCGTTTGCGCACGGTGACGAGATAACCCTCTACGTCGTCGCCCTTGGTTTCGGTCAGGCCCGTCGAACAGATAGCGATGATCTTCGGCGCGGCACGCTTGCGGATGTTGAGCAGTGCGGCTTCGATGTTCTCGTAGCCGCCGAGCACGGTGGTGACTTCGTTCATCGCGGTGGTCTGCAGCGGGATCGCCTCCTTGAAGTGGCGCACGAGCAGCACGAGGCCGAACGACGTGCAGCCCTGCGAGCCATGCATCACCGGCATGCAGGCATCGAGTCCGAGGAACGCGAAGCTCGCGCCTAGCGGCTGGCTCATCTTGAGCGGATTGACCGCACAGGCTTTCTTTGATTCGACGACGTCGGCCATGATATTTCCTCCGGCGC belongs to Paraburkholderia aromaticivorans and includes:
- the nifN gene encoding nitrogenase iron-molybdenum cofactor biosynthesis protein NifN, translated to MADVVESKKACAVNPLKMSQPLGASFAFLGLDACMPVMHGSQGCTSFGLVLLVRHFKEAIPLQTTAMNEVTTVLGGYENIEAALLNIRKRAAPKIIAICSTGLTETKGDDVEGYLVTVRKRKPELDDTEIVYVSTPDYVGAFEDGYRHAVAGIVKALVKPLPKVASQVTLLPGSHLSPGDIDELREIIEAFGFDVIVLPDISGSLDGHIAPDWRGTTLGGTTLAQIRAAGASAFTIGVGEQTRDGALALQAIAGTPFDIFERLTGLEPNDRLLQLLSQRSGRPVPAKYRRQRSQLLDAMLDGHFHTGGIKVAIGAEPDLLLALGCLLHEMGAQLHCCISTTRSPAHALLPAERVVIGDLEDMERAATDCDLLITHSHGRQMAAHLQKPLLRIGFPVFDRVGNAHRRYVGYRGTMNLIFEIANLMIEQIAHHHPGDWPLPQTAIDLAARDPAREVNIPVVAAGA